The Aspergillus luchuensis IFO 4308 DNA, chromosome 7, nearly complete sequence genome has a segment encoding these proteins:
- a CDS encoding 5'-methylthioadenosine/S-adenosylhomocysteine nucleosidase family protein (COG:M;~EggNog:ENOG410PF7T;~InterPro:IPR000845,IPR035994;~PFAM:PF01048;~go_function: GO:0003824 - catalytic activity [Evidence IEA];~go_process: GO:0009116 - nucleoside metabolic process [Evidence IEA]), translating to MALSRDYTVGIFCPLEVEICAIHYMLDEVHKQTQSRTTRYVLGNLSGHNVVIATLPYTFRGKISTATAVSQLKQEFPNISYLLLVGIGGGIPTQGVDVRLGDVVVSTPTGTNPGVVQYDLGTAYQDRFVRAEQHLLPPPLEWLHAISRMKVAHRMEGDNVDQYIKELHTRCAHQAFVRPSFDTDTLFEPTYDHVEGESTCDQCSRDRVTQRPPRSDPTKPVIHYGLILSGDSVIKDAATRDQIASDEGGAICFEMEAAAMMNDFPCLVIRGICDYADSHKNDVWHEYAAAAAAAVAKEILRFIEPTVPRIEDDHNSSSAGAVSPNGAITGTFYAQNGTITNIQTMTAAGNIYFG from the exons ATGGCTCTGTCACGAGACTACACAGTCGGTATTTTCTGCCCACTTGAGGTCGAAATATGTGCCATCCACTACATGCTAGATGAGGTGCACAAGCAAACACAATCCCGAACGACTCGATATGTGCTGGGTAACCTCAGCGGGCACAATGTGGTAATCGCCACACTGCCGTACACATTTCGGGGCAAGATCTCCACAGCGACCGCTGTCAGTCAGCTGAAGCAAGAGTTTCCTAACATCTCATATCTCCTGCTCGTCGGCATTGGCGGTGGTATACCCACTCAGGGTGTCGATGTCCGGCTAGGAGATGTAGTTGTCAGCACCCCTACAGGAACAAATCCTGGAGTGGTCCAATACGACTTGGGCACAGCATATCAGGATAGGTTTGTGCGAGCCGAGCAGCATCTGCTACCTCCTCCGCTCGAATGGCTACACGCTATCTCTAGAATGAAGGTTGCACATCGAATGGAAGGTGACAATGTTGATCAGTACATCAAAGAGCTACATACACGCTGTGCGCATCAAGCTTTTGTTCGCCCATCATTTGATACAGATACCCTTTTTGAGCCCACATATGATCATGTCGAAGGTGAATCTACCTGCGATCAATGTAGTCGAGACAGGGTTACTCAGAGACCACCACGCTCTGATCCAACCAAGCCAGTCATACATTACGGACTCATCCTCTCCGGTGACTCAGTGATAAAAGACGCGGCAACCAGAGACCAGATCGCCAGCGATGAAGGTGGAGCCATCTGTTTCGAAATGGAAGCTGCAGCCATGATGAATGATTTTCCCTGTCTGGTTATCCGAGGAATATGCGATTACGCCGATTCCCACAAGAACGATGTATGGCATGAAtatgccgctgccgctgccgctgctgtaGCTAAGGAAATTCTTCGGTTTATTGAGCCTA CGGTTCCTCGAATCGAAGATGATCACAACTCTTCATCTGCAGGTGCTGTGTCCCCGAATGGAGCAATCACAGGCACCTTTTATGCGCAGAATGGCACTATTACCAACATTCAGACCATGACAGCAGCCGGGAATATCTATTTCGGATGA
- a CDS encoding uncharacterized protein (COG:L,T;~EggNog:ENOG410PH7Z;~InterPro:IPR036155,IPR005101,IPR006050,IPR036134, IPR014729;~PFAM:PF03441,PF00875), whose product MPQQSPPSTVIFWHRTDLRLHDNPALQAALSLNPSTFIPIFTWDPHYAYRVRVGPNRWRFLLECQSDLSQSYRKLNPKQKLWVVREAPQTVFPKLFKAWGATHLVFESDTDGYARERDETVIKLAKEAGVEVIVKSGRTLFDSDEVVKHNKGEPTMSIHQVEKAVEQINNGVPDRPVDAPKSVPDPLGEEEMRAICGVEHEVPDQEDDLNAAHRTEHNDNQYKNIAGTNGDFSIPKLEELSIDPSQATTPHHGGESIALEMLRTYLQQNEDFVATFEKPKTSPAAFHLQATTLLSPHLHFGSLSVRKFWHDVQDTLHERESAHKPTSNLPTNLPGQLLFREMFFAAQAALGPVYAQARGNKIARFIPWHLQSNYDEETGLVDRTYTIDDEQAEVWFRRWKEGRTGFPWIDALMRQLKYEGWIHHLGRHSVACFLTRGGCYVHWERGAEVFEEWLVDHETASNVGNWSWLSCTAFFTQFYRCYSPVAFGKKWDPEGLFVRHYVPELEHYDKKYIYEPWKAPVEDQKRWECRVTGDGMVEKDEETGSRTYPEPMFDFDERRQTCIAQMKEAYGVHLMGDDERVMDGSWKEVFRYEIKDGRVVDETNGMADGDGGDHEGGQKRGREVGDEGGEHADGGHTLKKKK is encoded by the exons ATGCCCCAACaatcccctccatccaccGTGATATTCTGGCACCGCACCGACCTCCGCCTACACGACAACCCAGCCCTGCAAGCCGCGctctccctcaacccatcGACATTCATCCCAATCTTCACCTGGGACCCGCACTACGCATACCGGGTCCGCGTAGGTCCAAACCGATGGCGTTTCTTGCTGGAATGCCAGAGCGACCTGTCACAATCCTACCGCAAGCTGAAcccgaagcagaagctgtGGGTAGTACGTGAAGCACCTCAAACAGTATTCCCCAAGTTATTCAAAGCATGGGGTGCGACACACCTCGTATTCGAAAGTGACACAGATGGGTATGCGCGGGAGCGCGATGAGACAGTTATAAAATTAGCGAAGGAGGCAGGAGTAGAGGTTATAGTGAAGTCCGGACGGACGTTGTTTGATTCGGACGAAGTGGTGAAACACAATAAAGGCGAGCCGACGATGAGTATTCATCAGGTCGAGAAGGCTGTTGAACAGATAAACAATGGAGTGCCGGATAGGCCTGTTGATGCACCGAAGAGTGTACCTGATCcgttgggggaggaggaaatgagGGCTATCTGTGGAGTTGAGCATGAGGTTCCAGATCAGGAAGATGATCTAAATGCTGCGCATCGAACTGAGCACAACGATAATCAATACAAGAACATAGCAGGTACCAACGGCGACTTCTCTATCCCTAAACTAGAGGAACTCTCCATCGATCCCAGCCAAgcaacaaccccccaccaCGGCGGCGAATCCATCGCCCTCGAGATGCTACGCACCTACCTCCAACAAAACGAAGACTTCGTCGCGACATTCGAAAAACCCAAGACATCCCCAGCGGCCTTTCATCTACAAGCGACAACCCTCCTCTCGCCGCATCTGCATTTCGGCTCCCTCTCCGTGCGCAAATTCTGGCACGACGTGCAGGATACCCTCCACGAGCGCGAATCAGCCCACAAGCCAACTTCAAACCTCCCTACTAATCTCCCGGGCCAGCTTCTCTTCCGAGAAATGTTCTTCGCTGCGCAAGCAGCTCTGGGACCCGTGTATGCGCAAGCACGCGGGAACAAGATCGCGCGGTTCATTCCGTGGCATTTACAATCTAATTACGATGAGGAGACGGGGTTAGTTGACAGGACGTATACGATCGATGATGAGCAAGCGGAGGTATGGTTCCGACGGTGGAAGGAAGGGCGGACGGGGTTTCCATGGATCGATGCATTAATGAGACAGCTGAAGTATGAGGGGTGGATTCATCATTTGGGACGACATAGTGTCGCATGTTTCCTGACCAGAGGGGGATGTTATGTGCATTGGGAGAGGGGGGCGGAGGTATTTGAGGAGTGGTTGGTTGATC ATGAAACAGCGTCTAATGTCGGAAACTGGTCGTGGCTGTCCTGCACGGCGTTCTTTACACAGTTTTATAGATGCTATTCACCGGTGGCGTTCGGGAAGAAGTGGGATCCAGAAGGGCTGTTCGTGAGACACTATGTTCCGGAGCTGGAACATTATGATAAGAAGTATATTTATGAGCCGTGGAAGGCGCCGGTAGAGGACCAGAAGAGGTGGGAGTGTCGGGTAactggggatgggatggtcgagaaggatgaagagactgGATCAAGAACGTACCCGGAGCCCATGTTCGACTTTGATGAGAGGAGACAGACGTGTATTGcccagatgaaggaggcgtACGGGGTGCATTtgatgggggatgatgagagggtgatggatgggtcGTGGAAGGAGGTGTTTAGGTATGAAATCAAGGAcgggagggtggtggatgagacGAATGGGATggcggatggggatggtggtgatcaTGAGGGAGGGCAGAAACGGGGGCGAGAAGTAGgggatgagggtggtgaacATGCAGATGGAGGACATActttgaagaagaaaaaatag
- a CDS encoding MYB DNA-binding domain protein (COG:K;~EggNog:ENOG410PNVQ;~InterPro:IPR001005,IPR009057,IPR017884;~PFAM:PF00249) — protein MSSRYPPLSGFNSRDRSPQRFGDRRPPVGPRGTDDANLPPLGREPPRGPKALIDPPRGAPFGGRGRGYPGRGDFRDRDRDVRDRDRDRDRDFRDIRDGPPPFRRDLDRDRDWGRRDRDFDPRESRIGFGRGRSRSPPPPRDFRDMREPLGRDADMIRMRRGSRDSMISVSSAVPDVPSGGGHHPRSGPPMRGRGRGEWDSGRGRGRMPYLDDRDSFRRRSRSRDARWDRERERERDRDRERDRERERDRILDRERDRDRDRDRDRVILDRDRDPERRERDRERELERRERFERREEVDRRVERDERDRPGDHWKRDRPPSRAENRIPSSSTVSSVTGPTVLPVPGLPERLPDHPPAEPPRKPSGGEARRDSQRMDRIDRIERIERIEPPAPLPEQPAKDLVPPPVKRSPPPAAPQVPAFGSVTAPLPEISAEKPEKPEKPEKQDKPEKPEKLEKLEKPGKVEKSEKLEKPPVDSTSTATAATKSEKERHELPPKAPMHPPTAPKAERGPPQQPLEQRVRRDDTRREETPDIPPKSEPATRPPKPHVPAAAGGPKPTDISPPTAPAAMVQKDAPGAHETPSPRKLGPTITSPELGRRPSAAGSATSPGPHTSPRMPTSSIPTGPRALQQRPSISRGSSKAMKQWVRAGFPSAPSGPSAAPSSKRDSIDGKERSLSLSEDHKLESHSQADESANGLEAGEIVGEDEPVESKPQKPAVSFESAMDVDMPEIVAKTPAAEEKPAEKEVPKEAPSEAPSEAPSEAPKEAPKEAPKEEPKEALKEAPKETPKDQSTVVIPDFGRSSDEEEDENVVFTQDYLEERKQIFEKDMNALRAELPPPPLEDPNIVALLMRIQYLGMIAHDQVPEKASTPPVLAKDTKIAKEEPSAPEMESEPNGKAEEHEPPAKVILDSVPAADALTLESLPFLNSGPPTPLSDLEVYQENAATHERLKDTFRDIIMKCRKDVARKNAELRLDYLSYYKPWRLNVWELDHAKEKTSGSPGPTTPPAAPATATPTPTVESGRRYKGNSELDFQNALRASEISAQEELERRRGNKATAQPDLAREAVIPEMLEPPEVKAGIYKDTNNIIDPDQAMDVFGFLPPRNDFSQEEHEIFTDAFMAHPKKWGKIAESLPGRDFQQCIIHYYLTKEEIKYKAKLNKRWSRRGRARRSARPKSNALMADLGVVKPDYEGEEEPAPVTDTGRPRRAAAPTFGDSSADTDNNGRRGNASKDGEQAEKPSRRGPRSGTGTRGGRRGKAAQQQAQQQQQQQQQQQLQQQQQQQQQQQQQTPQPTPSEQSLQSTPVPVAAAAVTPAPKVETTEPSMDGATEAPIVRPKEPQEREVNDVPPRARSGRGRPKEGVYVFESTEQEAPAPARQPEVGGYGSLQPTSYWSVPEQRDFPLLLAHFGRDFEGISNFMKTKTTVMVKNYFQRRIDSGQKDFEDIVADAEGKKARGEPTGPLPVPNFASKRRYEATPSSIIMPRPLAPHTDTAPDTDDSRLGSKGKPASSTPQQAPLQARAGQEKERNVSRYPPLAQAASAPMASGPMLSEDSARVMSSQAPLPSRMQGPRMGYFAEERREVPATVLSHTAATRPQEAPMSVRQTPVSASEMARLEPLHGQGFRPASVDVHRSPLLPAQSALPGSQQAYLQPQHQPSLMPTGSHSRQHSLTKTPSSPAQPLQRPEPEISPVRRDSMSQRPYFAMPGHVGIPQSTPILSPPKELSRPGPPPAEPPEAPRVPAKRSNIMSILNDEPEEPQPRKRFAGDPSSSTPAGHTGSPSRPVYGGMQSLPQQPPPRQEETVMSSQQRAPAYGPPSQYLPPSRAYTDYQSYSSVPGGSAAPANNDWMARFDPRGQPPPQPPQAPSQSSSRPTTTLASQPPYSPYTSTQSLSNPSLPNLTAPSPVPTPASVTAQRPAYHGSAYAPSPVSHAQATASSRELAAQSQMYRQSIGSPTQRTSSLAYGTRQGPPTPIQSPANLLGMGSRQPPGTVSYASPAPATPGSSHLSAQQHAAHQSYQQHVQTMVSGAHQQAAHRQTLGLASGPYGHNTPPPQASVSRAAGLPGPGPQSMSMGRSYTPPAILQPSPGGGLSYAPSGPAAVGSMHPLQARPGGPGTLVEAVPGGHPTPGHHRVYSQGSNAGPLPGPMSQHPPR, from the exons GACATGATTCGAATGCGACGGGGCTCCCGAGACAGCATGATCTCGGTATCATCCGCAGTGCCGGATGTCCCGTCCGGTGGCGGTCATCACCCCCGCAGTGGCCCGCCCATGCGTGGACGGGGCCGAGGTGAATGGGACTCGGGACGTGGTCGTGGTCGAATGCCGTACCTGGACGATCGAGACTCCTTCAGACGTCGAAGTCGGTCACGAGACGCTCGCTGGGACCGggagcgcgagcgcgagAGGGACCGCGACCGGGAAAGGGATCGGGAGCGTGAACGAGACCGGATTTTAGATCGCGAGCGGGACCGTGATCGTGATCGGGACCGCGACCGGGTCATCCTCGATCGTGATCGCGATCCTGAGCGGCGCGAGCGCGACAGGGAACGGGAGCTCGAACGACGGGAAAGGTTCGAAcggcgggaggaggtggacCGTCGGGTTGAACGGGATGAACGTGACCGACCCGGCGACCATTGGAAGCGCGATCGTCCTCCCAGTCGCGCCGAGAATCGAATTCCGAGCAGCTCAACAGTGTCGTCGGTGACTGGGCCAACTGTCCTCCCGGTTCCCGGTCTGCCTGAACGGCTTCCAGACCATCCACCCGCAGAGCCCCCTCGTAAGCCCTCGGGAGGAGAGGCACGTCGGGATTCGCAACGCATGGACCGCATTGACCGTATTGAACGCATCGAGCGCATCGAACCACCGGCGCCTCTCCCGGAGCAGCCAGCGAAGGACTTGGTTCCTCCTCCCGTGAAACGATCCCCGCCCCCCGCTGCTCCCCAGGTGCCCGCATTCGGTTCTGTCACCGCGCCCCTTCCCGAAATTTCAGCCGAGAAACCTGAGAAGCCTGAGAAGCCGGAGAAGCAGGACAAGCCGGAGAAGCCAGAGAAGCTAGAAAAGCTTGAGAAGCCTGGCAAGGTCGAGAAATCCGAAAAACTGGAGAAGCCCCCGGTAGATTCGACATCAACAGCCACCGCAGCTACGAAATCGGAGAAGGAACGGCATGAGCTTCCGCCAAAAGCCCCAATGCATCCACCGACCGCGCCCAAAGCGGAGCGAGGTCCTCCCCAACAGCCGCTGGAGCAAAGGGTTCGACGTGATGATACGCGCCGTGAAGAAACGCCTGATATCCCGCCGAAGTCCGAGCCGGCTACCCGTCCCCCGAAGCCGCAtgtcccagcagcagccggcGGGCCGAAACCGACAGATATCTCACCTCCTACTGCTCCCGCGGCGATGGTCCAGAAAGATGCACCAGGCGCTCACGAAACACCGTCTCCAAGAAAGCTAGGGCCCACAATAACCTCCCCAGAACTTGGACGGAGGCCATCGGCCGCAGGGTCAGCCACTTCCCCGGGTCCGCACACTTCACCTCGGATGCCTACATCGAGTATTCCTACCGGACCCCGTGCGCTTCAGCAACGCCCGTCAATCTCTCGTGGCTCTTCGAAAGCTATGAAACAATGGGTGCGTGCGGGATTCCCCAGCGCACCCTCTGGTCCAAGTGCTGCACCATCATCAAAGCGCGATTCCATCGATGGAAAAGAGCGAAGTCTGTCACTTAGTGAAGATCACAAGCTCGAGTCGCACAGCCAGGCCGATGAGTCTGCCAACGGACTCGAGGCGGGTGAGATTGTCGGCGAAGATGAACCGGTAGAATCAAAGCCTCAAAAGCCCGCGGTGTCGTTTGAGTCGGCCATGGACGTGGATATGCCCGAAATTGTCGCGAAAACGCCAGCTGCCGAAGAGAAGCCTGCGGAAAAGGAAGTGCCCAAGGAGGCGCCCAGTGAGGCGCCCAGTGAGGCGCCCAGTGAGGCACCTAAGGAGGCACCTAAGGAGGCACCGAAGGAAGAACCTAAAGAAGCATTGAAGGAAGCACCCAAAGAGACACCAAAGGACCAGAGCACCGTCGTCATACCGGATTTTGGACGTTCaagcgatgaagaagaggacgagaaTGTTGTGTTTACACAAGACTATCTAGAAGAACGGAAGCAGATTTTCGAAAAGGATATGAATGCTCTCCGTGCCGAGCTGCCGCCCCCACCATTGGAAGACCCCAATATCGTGGCGCTACTTATGCGCATCCAGTATTTGGGGATGATCGCCCATGACCAGGTCCCTGAAAAGGCATCCACACCTCCAGTGTTAGCTAAGGATACCAAGATAGCCAAGGAGGAACCATCGGCACCCGAGATGGAAAGTGAGCCGAATGGCAAGGCTGAAGAACACGAGCCACCAGCAAAGGTGATTTTGGATTCTGTTCCTGCGGCCGATGCACTTACTCTCGAGAGTCTGCCGTTTTTGAACTCTGGCCCACCGACACCGTTATCGGACTTGGAGGTTTACCAGGAGAATGCGGCCACTCATGAACGTCTGAAGGACACCTTCCgcgacatcatcatgaaaTGTCGCAAGGACGTGGCGCGGAAGAATGCCGAGTTGCGATTGGATTACCTTTCCTACTACAAGCCTTGGAGGCTGAATGTGTGGGAGTTGGACCATGCGAAGGAAAAGACTTCGGGTAGTCCCGGGCCCACTACACCACCTGCTGCCCCAGCCACGGCGACGCCTACACCTACGGTGGAAAGCGGAAGACGGTACAAGGGCAATAGCGAACTGGACTTCCAAAATGCCCTGCGCGCCTCTGAGATTTCTGCCCAAGAAGAACTGGAGAGGCGTCGCGGCAACAAGGCTACTGCGCAGCCTGACCTCGCCCGCGAGGCTGTGATTCCTGAGATGCTTGAGCCCCCAGAGGTGAAGGCAGGCATCTACAAAGACACCAATAACATCATTGACCCAGATCAGGCCATGGATGTCTTTGGGTTCCTACCACCTCGGAATGATTTCAGCCAAGAAGAGCACGAGATCTTTACCGACGCGTTCATGGCACATCCGAAGAAATGGGGCAAGATTGCAGAATCGCTTCCAGGACGGGACTTCCAGCAGTGTATCATTCACTACTACTTGACCAAAGAAGAGATCAAGTACAAGGCCAAACTCAACAAACGGTGGAGCCGTCGTGGGCGTGCCCGGCGATCTGCTCGACCCAAGTCCAATGCGCTTATGGCTGACCTGGGTGTTGTCAAACCGGACTatgaaggcgaagaggagCCCGCTCCAGTCACCGATACGGGCCGTCCTCGACGTGCCGCTGCCCCAACGTTCGGAGACTCGTCTGCCGATACGGACAACAACGGCCGCCGTGGGAATGCCTCCAAGGATGGTGAGCAAGCAGAGAAGCCCAGTCGACGTGGACCTCGAAGCGGTACAGGCACGCGAGGTGGCCGACGAGGGAAGGCTGCCCAACAGCAagcgcagcaacagcagcagcaacaacagcaacaacaattgcagcagcagcagcagcagcagcaacagcagcaacagcaaacaCCACAACCTACCCCCTCGGAGCAATCTCTCCAGAGCACGCCTGTTCCAGtggctgccgctgccgtcaCTCCTGCACCAAAGGTGGAGACTACGGAgccatccatggatggagCTACTGAAGCCCCGATCGTGCGGCCCAAGGAGCCGCAAGAGCGAGAGGTAAACGATGTGCCACCGCGCGCCAGGTCTGGTAGGGGACGTCCGAAGGAGGGCGTGTATGTCTTCGAATCCACTGAACAGGAGGCTCCAGCACCTGCCCGGCAGCCCGAGGTAGGCGGCTACGGGTCTCTACAGCCGACGAGTTACTGGTCGGTGCCTGAACAGCGCGATTTTCCTTTGCTGCTGGCGCACTTTGGTCGTGACTTTGAGGGTATATCCAACTTCATGAAGACGAAAACCACAGTCATG GTTAAGAATTACTTTCAGCGCCGCATTGACTCGGGCCAGAAAGATTTCGAAGATATCGTTGCCGATGCAGAGGGCAAGAAAGCTCGTGGTGAGCCTACAGGTCCATTGCCCGTTCCTAACTTCGCCTCTAAGCGGCGTTATGAAGCTACACCATCTTCTATCATCATGCCTCGGCCTCTCGCCCCGCACACTGATACCGCGCCGGATACAGATGATAGCCGGTTGGGATCCAAGGGCAAACCCGCCAGTTCAACCCCCCAGCAGGCGCCTCTGCAGGCTCGCGCAGGCCAAGAGAAAGAGCGAAATGTCTCTAGATACCCACCGCTTGCGCAAGCCGCTAGTGCTCCAATGGCAAGCGGCCCCATGCTTAGTGAGGATTCTGCTCGGGTCATGAGCTCTCAGGCACCTTTGCCATCGCGAATGCAGGGACCCCGAATGGGGTATTTTGCCGAAGAACGACGAGAAGTCCCAGCAACGGTGCTGTCGCACACAGCTGCCACACGGCCCCAGGAAGCCCCCATGTCCGTGCGACAAACTCCGGTATCCGCATCCGAGATGGCGCGGCTGGAACCTCTCCATGGCCAAGGGTTCCGACCCGCCAGCGTGGACGTGCACCGGTCACCATTGCTTCCGGCACAATCGGCGTTGCCAGGCTCGCAGCAGGCATATCTCCAACCTCAACATCAACCTTCCTTGATGCCTACAGGATCCCACTCCCGTCAGCACAGCCTCACGAAAACGCCCAGCTCCCCGGCGCAACCGCTGCAGCGGCCGGAGCCGGAGATATCGCCTGTTCGACGTGATTCTATGTCGCAGCGGCCTTATTTCGCAATGCCAGGGCATGTTGGCATTCCTCAGTCCACCCCAATCTTGTCGCCACCCAAGGAGCTGTCTCGACCTGGACCGCCTCCTGCGGAGCCGCCTGAGGCCCCTCGCGTGCCGGCGAAGCGGTCGAACATCATGAGCATCTTGAATGACGAGCCGGAAGAACCCCAGCCGCGCAAACGATTCGCTGGCGACCCGTCGTCTTCGACACCCGCAGGGCATACGGGGTCACCTTCTCGGCCTGTCTACGGTGGGATGCAGTCACTCCCGCAACAGCCACCGCCACGTCAAGAGGAAACTGTTATGTCATCTCAGCAGAGAGCCCCAGCCTACGGTCCTCCAAGCCAGTATTTGCCGCCATCACGCGCCTACACAGACTACCAGTCTTACAGTTCTGTTCCAGGAGGCTCCGCAGCGCCTGCGAACAACGATTGGATGGCCCGGTTTGACCCTCGCGGACAGCCACCCCCACAACCACCGCAGGCTCCGTCGCAATCGAGTAGCCGTCCTACCACCACGCTTGCCTCTCAGCCACCCTACTCCCCCTATACGTCCACCCAATCTTTATCTAATCCTTCCTTGCCGAACCTCAccgctccatctcctgtCCCAACTCCCGCATCAGTGACTGCGCAGCGCCCAGCGTATCATGGATCCGCATATGCTCCTTCACCGGTGTCTCACGCACAGGCGACTGCGTCGTCCCGCGAACTGGCAGCACAAAGCCAGATGTATCGCCAGAGCATCGGTTCACCCACCCAGCGTACCAGCAGCCTCGCTTATGGTACCCGTCAAGGTCCGCCGACGCCGATACAGTCTCCTGCGAATctgctggggatgggatcGCGACAGCCACCAGGCACGGTATCGTACGCCTCGCCCGCGCCAGCCACGCCTGGATCTAGCCATTTGTCTGCGCAACAACATGCGGCGCACCAGTCATATCAGCAGCACGTGCAGACCATGGTCAGTGGGGCTCATCAGCAAGCTGCGCACCGCCAGACGCTTGGATTAGCTAGTGGGCCGTACGGTCACAACACTCCACCCCCGCAGGCATCGGTCTCCCGGGCAGCGGGCTTGCCTGGACCGGGGCCGCAGTCGATGTCGATGGGTCGCTCCTACACACCCCCAGCAATCTTGCAGCCCAGTCCTGGCGGAGGACTGAGCTATGCGCCCAGTGGACCTGCGGCCGTTGGGTCGATGCACCCCCTTCAAGCACGACCCGGGGGACCTGGAACGCTTGTGGAGGCGGTGCCGGGAGGTCACCCTACGCCAGGCCACCACCGAGTGTACAGTCAGGGGTCCAATGCCGGGCCATTGCCTGGGCCAATGTCACAGCACCCACCTCGATAG